CGGTATGACTCACAACATTGGTGGTACCGGTGGTACTGCAGCTGTACACATTTTCGGAAGAGATTTATAATCTCTTTTACTTTTTCTTTTTTTATGATACTTAACACTGGTTCAAGAACGGATATTCCAGCTTTTTTTCACAAATGGTTCCTAAATAGGGTCAGTGAAGGTTTTGTTTACTCAAGAAATCCCTATAATGACCAGATTTATAAATATACTTTTTCTCCCAAAAATGTTGACTGCATGTGTTTCTGCTCTAAAAATCCGAAGCCATTGGTTAAACACATGGATGAACTGTCTGAGTATAAGCAGTACTGGTTTTTAACAATAAATCCCTACGGCAGGGATGTTGAAGTCAATGTTCCTGGTTATAAATCGGTTATTAAAACATTCCGGAAAATCTCTGAAAATGTAGGAACAAACGCCATTGCCTGGAGATATGACCCTATTTTTATAACTGAAAAATATGATTTGGATTTTCATATTGACAAGTTTGAGGAGATTTCATCTGAACTGGCAGGTTATACTCATGACTGCACAATAAGTTTTATTGATTTGTATCAGAAGGTTTTGAGGAATTTTCCCGAAGCAGATGAGGTTACCACTGAAGAGCAGCTCATTATTGGTGA
The uncultured Methanobrevibacter sp. DNA segment above includes these coding regions:
- a CDS encoding DUF1848 domain-containing protein, whose amino-acid sequence is MILNTGSRTDIPAFFHKWFLNRVSEGFVYSRNPYNDQIYKYTFSPKNVDCMCFCSKNPKPLVKHMDELSEYKQYWFLTINPYGRDVEVNVPGYKSVIKTFRKISENVGTNAIAWRYDPIFITEKYDLDFHIDKFEEISSELAGYTHDCTISFIDLYQKVLRNFPEADEVTTEEQLIIGENFSRIARENDILIRTCLEGTLLDQFGCDSSGCMTQHVIEKAIGNNLKLPKGKYKNRECNCIFGRDIGAYNTCMHGCRYCYANTNMKLVKKNQKLHNPDSPLLIGEVNDGDDVKEVNEPSYIETREKVLPLKRTFQSTLL